Within Bacillus sp. FJAT-45350, the genomic segment ATAGCTTTATATCAGTCTTAATTTAAGTTATTCACATTATCCACAATAAGTGTGTGGAGTGTTCTCCACAACATAAAAAAAACCTTCTCTCATCTTTTCCGTGAGAGAAGGTTTTTAAACGCTGATTACGCTAATTCTAAGCCAGGCTGACCATTTAGACGATAATCAGCAAAGTCCTTTTTATTAAATTGAATGCTGGCAGCAGCTCCTATCATAGCTGCATTATCTGTGCATAACGATAGCGGAGGAATAACTAGATCAATGTCAGTATCTTTAAATGTTTCTTCTAACTTGTTTCGTAGCCCTTTGTTAGCAGCCACTCCCCCTGCTACTAGTAGTTGCTTCACACCGTATTCCTGTACTGCTTTTTCTGTCTTTGTAACAAGTACCTCGATTACACTCTCTTGAAAACTAGCTGCCAGGTCTTCTTGGTTTATTACGTTACCTTTTTGAGCAGCATTATGAAGAGTATTTATAACAGCCGATTTCAATCCACTAAAACTAAAATCATAGGAATCCTTTTCTAGCCATGCTCTCGGTAAATCTATAGTCGCTTTCCCTTCATGAGCCAAACGATCTATATGAGGACCTCCAGGGTACGGAAGCTTAAGAGTACGCGCCACTTTATCATATGCCTCCCCTACAGCATCGTCACGAGTTTCACCTATGACTTCATAATCTCCGTGCTCTTTCATAAATACTAGTTCTGTATGTCCCCCTGAAACAACAAGAGCTAATAAAGGAAACTGTAACTCCTTTACAAGTCGATTCGCGTAAATATGCCCCGCGATATGATGAACCCCAATAAGAGGCAGGTCATGTGCATAAGCAAGAGCTTTTGCTGCATTAACACCTATTAACAAAGCACCTACTAATCCCGGTCCATGTGTTACTGCTATTGCATCTAAATCTTCAAATGTGACTTCAGCCTTATTCATTGCTTCTTCAATGATATATGTAAATTGCTCCACGTGGTGTCTAGAAGCTATCTCCGGTACAACACCACCAAAGCGTTTATGGCTTTCGATTTGCGACGCTACGACATTAGATAAAATTTCTTTACCATCTTTAATTATCGCTACAGAAGTTTCATCACAACTCGTTTCAATAGCTAATATTTTCTCTACTTTCTTCATTTAATACCACCCACATCACTAACGCATCTTCAAAGTTATCCGTGTAATACTTTTTTCTGATTCCACCTGGTTTAAAGCCTAATTTTTCATATAGCTTCTGTGCAACCACGTTCGAAATCCGGACCTCAAGCGTCATTTTTTTTGAACCGTACACTTTTGCAAGCTCCATCGCATGTAATAATAATGCTTCACCAAGCTTTTTGCCTCGATACTTAGATAAAATCGCTATATTTGTAATGTGGGCTTCATCTATCACTATCCACACACCACAATAGCCGATAATTTCACCATCAGCTTCGATAACTAAATACTGCGCAAACTGATTATTTGTCATTTCATTATAAAAAGCCGTCCTACTCCAAGGTACAGTGAACGAATCTTCTTCGACAACTAAGACTTGGTCGATATCATCAACCGTCATTAGTCGAATTGATACTTCCTCAGTCATTGCTGCCCACCTTGCCCTCTTGTTCAGCAAGCCAGTTCGCTTCTGCCTCAGCTAACCTCAAATATTTTGGCACAAATTGGTGGACATCACCTGCTGGTTCACGTTCTAGTGCAAGCATTGCAATTTCAGAAGGGCGCGGGTTTCTTTGACTTCCTACACCAAACTTAGCTTGGTCACCAAGTACGTCTTGTATCGTCTGCTGATGAATTGATAGGTCATTTCCTAAGAATAATACTTGCTCTTCTTGTTCCTTTATTTGTTGAAGCCAATCCTCTAATAAAACCAATCTATCTTCCCACACTTGAGTCACTTGATTCCCTATGGAACGATATAATCCAGTAAAGACTTGTCCTCGTCTAGCATCAAAAATAGGTGAAACACTACCTTGAAAGTAACGACCATTTTGAGCGAGGGTTTCAAGACTTGAAACACCAACAATGGGAATATTTAACGACCACGCTAATGTTTTCGCTGTAGTCACCCCTATCCTGACTCCTGTGTAGGAGCCTGGCCCTTCAGCTACAACAATCCTTTCTAAATCCTTTGGCTTCATCCCTACTTCTCTCATTAATTCGTCAATAGCAGGCATTAATCGTAGGGAATGATTTTTCTTTATGTTAGTAATCATTTCCCCTAGCACATTTTCCCCATCAACGACAGCCACTCCCATAATGAGATTTGATGTATCAATAGCTAACGTCTTCATTTTTCTAACTCCTTACATAACATAATGTAACGAGAACCTACAGGCTCTATCGTTATAATTCGATTTTCCTCTCCTTGATGACTTATTTCTATCATTAGACGTTCCTTTGGTAACTGGTCTTGAATCATACTTGGCCACTCAATAACGGTTACTCCTTCTCCTTCAAAGTATTCATCAAACCCTAAATCCTCATCACTGTCCTCAAGACGGT encodes:
- the tsaB gene encoding tRNA (adenosine(37)-N6)-threonylcarbamoyltransferase complex dimerization subunit type 1 TsaB, which produces MKTLAIDTSNLIMGVAVVDGENVLGEMITNIKKNHSLRLMPAIDELMREVGMKPKDLERIVVAEGPGSYTGVRIGVTTAKTLAWSLNIPIVGVSSLETLAQNGRYFQGSVSPIFDARRGQVFTGLYRSIGNQVTQVWEDRLVLLEDWLQQIKEQEEQVLFLGNDLSIHQQTIQDVLGDQAKFGVGSQRNPRPSEIAMLALEREPAGDVHQFVPKYLRLAEAEANWLAEQEGKVGSND
- the tsaD gene encoding tRNA (adenosine(37)-N6)-threonylcarbamoyltransferase complex transferase subunit TsaD; its protein translation is MKKVEKILAIETSCDETSVAIIKDGKEILSNVVASQIESHKRFGGVVPEIASRHHVEQFTYIIEEAMNKAEVTFEDLDAIAVTHGPGLVGALLIGVNAAKALAYAHDLPLIGVHHIAGHIYANRLVKELQFPLLALVVSGGHTELVFMKEHGDYEVIGETRDDAVGEAYDKVARTLKLPYPGGPHIDRLAHEGKATIDLPRAWLEKDSYDFSFSGLKSAVINTLHNAAQKGNVINQEDLAASFQESVIEVLVTKTEKAVQEYGVKQLLVAGGVAANKGLRNKLEETFKDTDIDLVIPPLSLCTDNAAMIGAAASIQFNKKDFADYRLNGQPGLELA
- the rimI gene encoding ribosomal protein S18-alanine N-acetyltransferase codes for the protein MTEEVSIRLMTVDDIDQVLVVEEDSFTVPWSRTAFYNEMTNNQFAQYLVIEADGEIIGYCGVWIVIDEAHITNIAILSKYRGKKLGEALLLHAMELAKVYGSKKMTLEVRISNVVAQKLYEKLGFKPGGIRKKYYTDNFEDALVMWVVLNEESRENISY